In Campylobacter sp. 2014D-0216, the following proteins share a genomic window:
- a CDS encoding HIT domain-containing protein: protein MIYENDYIWIEKEDSQIPWVKIFTKECYKELSDCPTFLQNILFQYTLACETSFREYYNPEKINIASFANYVPRVHFHIMARFKEDAFFPECMWGKQQREIKDLNLPDFDGFISILLEKIKNIQI from the coding sequence ATGATTTATGAAAATGATTATATATGGATAGAAAAAGAAGACTCTCAAATTCCTTGGGTAAAAATTTTTACCAAAGAATGCTACAAAGAACTTAGTGACTGCCCTACTTTTTTGCAAAATATACTCTTTCAGTACACTCTAGCATGCGAAACAAGCTTTAGAGAATACTACAATCCAGAAAAAATCAACATAGCTTCTTTTGCAAACTATGTACCAAGAGTACATTTTCACATTATGGCACGTTTTAAAGAAGATGCTTTTTTTCCTGAATGCATGTGGGGGAAACAACAAAGAGAAATCAAGGATTTAAATTTACCTGATTTTGATGGATTTATTTCTATTTTACTTGAAAAAATAAAAAATATTCAAATTTAA
- the fumC gene encoding class II fumarate hydratase, with the protein MEYRIEHDTMGEIKVPNDKYWGAQTERSFENFKIGCEKMPKVLIYAFANLKKSLALVNNKLGKLDDAKKDAIVQACEEIVAGKFDDNFPLAIWQTGSGTQSNMNMNEVIANRATEIMGGDFRKEKLVHPNDHVNMSQSSNDTFPTAMSIVSVEQVEKKLIPALDELIATFEKKVKEFEGIIKIGRTHLQDATPLTLAQEFSGYLSMLLHSKEQIIASLPTLRELAIGGTAVGTGLNAHPELSEKVSEVLSQIIGTQFVSSPNKFHALTSHDAINFTHGAMKGLAANLMKIANDIRWLASGPRCGLGEINIPENEPGSSIMPGKVNPTQCEALTMVAVQVMGNDAAIGFAASQGNFELNVFKPVIIYNFLQSLDLLADAMHSFNIHCAVGIEPNKEKIDYNLHNSLMLVTALNPHIGYENAAKVAKNAHKKGISLKESAMELGLVSEEDFAKFVDPTKMIGPKK; encoded by the coding sequence ATGGAATATAGAATAGAACATGATACTATGGGAGAAATCAAAGTCCCTAACGACAAATACTGGGGAGCACAAACTGAAAGAAGTTTTGAAAATTTCAAAATCGGTTGTGAAAAAATGCCAAAAGTTTTAATCTATGCTTTTGCAAACCTTAAAAAATCTTTAGCTTTAGTTAATAATAAACTTGGTAAATTAGATGATGCAAAAAAAGATGCAATTGTCCAAGCTTGTGAAGAGATTGTAGCGGGTAAATTTGATGATAATTTTCCACTCGCAATATGGCAAACTGGCTCTGGCACGCAAAGCAATATGAATATGAATGAAGTTATAGCTAATCGTGCAACTGAAATCATGGGTGGAGATTTTAGAAAAGAAAAACTCGTTCACCCTAATGACCATGTGAATATGTCGCAAAGCTCAAACGATACTTTTCCAACTGCCATGAGTATTGTTTCAGTAGAACAAGTTGAAAAAAAACTCATTCCCGCTCTTGATGAGCTTATTGCAACTTTTGAAAAAAAAGTAAAAGAATTTGAAGGTATTATTAAAATAGGAAGAACCCATCTTCAAGATGCAACCCCTCTTACCTTAGCACAAGAATTTAGTGGATATCTTTCTATGCTTTTGCACTCAAAAGAACAAATCATTGCTTCACTGCCAACATTAAGAGAACTTGCAATAGGCGGCACCGCCGTTGGAACGGGGTTAAATGCTCACCCTGAATTAAGCGAAAAAGTAAGTGAAGTCTTAAGTCAAATCATTGGCACTCAATTCGTATCTAGTCCAAATAAATTTCATGCACTCACCAGTCACGATGCAATCAATTTCACACATGGTGCTATGAAAGGCTTAGCCGCAAATTTAATGAAAATAGCCAATGATATTAGATGGCTAGCTTCAGGACCAAGATGTGGCCTAGGAGAGATCAATATACCAGAAAATGAACCAGGTAGCTCCATCATGCCGGGTAAGGTCAACCCAACACAATGCGAAGCTTTAACTATGGTTGCAGTGCAAGTTATGGGAAATGATGCAGCAATTGGTTTTGCGGCAAGTCAGGGAAATTTTGAGCTTAATGTATTCAAACCTGTTATTATTTACAACTTCTTACAAAGTCTTGACTTACTAGCTGATGCAATGCATTCATTCAATATCCATTGCGCAGTTGGCATAGAGCCAAATAAAGAAAAAATAGACTATAACCTACACAATTCTTTAATGCTAGTAACTGCATTAAACCCACACATTGGTTATGAAAATGCAGCAAAAGTTGCAAAAAACGCTCACAAAAAAGGTATTTCTTTAAAAGAAAGCGCTATGGAACTTGGCTTAGTTAGCGAGGAGGATTTTGCTAAATTTGTAGATCCAACAAAAATGATAGGCCCAAAAAAATAA
- the glmS gene encoding glutamine--fructose-6-phosphate transaminase (isomerizing): protein MCGIVGYIGTKEKKQIILEGLKELEYRGYDSAGIAVMKDGELDFFKAVGKLENLANKTANFSSDGFGLAIGHTRWATHGKPTEINAHPHLGQYSCVIHNGIIENYQELKTKLSQEGVSFLSQTDTEVIVHLFEYHASKLEPFEAFQKTIAELRGAFAILLVSKKDPNTIYFAKNAVPLIIGKNSDENEYYFASSDAPLVSLVDKVAYLEDGEYGYVNPKECKICSGQICIQPTFVPLSQDKSFAQKDGYRFFMEKEIYEQSRVLGEVLMGRLQGDQIVFEDINASLLQNIDEITLCACGTSYHAALSGAYLLERLAKVKTKVEVASEFRYREAIIGKNTLFVVISQSGETADTLEALKIAKAQGVKTLAICNVDNSNIVRLADISLLTRAGIEKGVASTKAFATQVATLWMLAIYLAQKASLDMSKEIKALRSLPNIVKVEQSLHEKVHRISKRYLHGHGFFFIGRDVFYPLALEGALKLKEISYLHAEGYPAGEMKHGPIALADSELFTVALMPQNCLYEKTKSNVEELAARDSTLLAISPLDFDLSDDFIKTSKQEHYMCEFFEMMIILQLLALEVSIRLGNDVDMPRNLAKSVTVE from the coding sequence ATGTGTGGAATAGTAGGCTACATCGGAACAAAAGAAAAAAAACAAATCATACTAGAAGGTCTAAAAGAACTTGAATATAGAGGCTATGACAGTGCTGGTATAGCAGTGATGAAAGATGGGGAGTTAGATTTTTTTAAAGCGGTTGGAAAATTAGAAAATTTAGCTAACAAAACAGCTAATTTTAGTAGTGATGGTTTTGGACTTGCCATAGGTCATACACGTTGGGCAACCCATGGTAAACCTACTGAAATCAATGCACATCCACACTTAGGTCAATACTCTTGTGTAATCCACAATGGAATCATAGAAAACTACCAAGAATTAAAAACAAAACTCTCACAAGAAGGAGTTAGTTTTTTAAGTCAGACTGACACTGAAGTTATTGTGCATTTGTTTGAATATCACGCAAGTAAGCTAGAACCTTTTGAAGCATTTCAAAAAACTATAGCTGAATTAAGAGGTGCTTTTGCTATATTACTTGTGAGTAAAAAAGATCCTAATACAATTTATTTTGCTAAAAATGCTGTGCCACTCATCATTGGTAAAAATAGCGATGAAAATGAATACTATTTTGCTTCTAGTGATGCGCCTTTAGTTTCTTTGGTGGATAAGGTAGCTTATCTTGAAGATGGGGAATATGGCTATGTTAATCCAAAAGAATGCAAAATCTGTAGCGGTCAAATTTGTATTCAACCTACTTTTGTACCACTTAGCCAAGATAAAAGCTTTGCGCAAAAAGATGGTTATAGATTTTTCATGGAAAAAGAAATTTACGAGCAAAGTAGAGTTTTAGGTGAAGTGCTTATGGGTCGCTTACAAGGTGATCAAATTGTATTTGAAGATATAAATGCATCACTGCTGCAAAATATAGATGAAATCACACTTTGCGCTTGTGGTACAAGCTATCATGCAGCATTAAGCGGTGCTTACTTACTTGAAAGACTTGCAAAGGTTAAAACCAAAGTAGAAGTTGCGAGCGAATTTAGATACAGAGAAGCCATTATAGGTAAAAACACTCTTTTTGTAGTGATCTCTCAAAGTGGAGAAACAGCAGACACACTAGAAGCCCTAAAAATAGCTAAAGCACAAGGAGTTAAAACTCTAGCAATATGCAACGTGGACAACTCCAATATAGTGCGCTTAGCTGATATATCTTTACTTACTAGAGCAGGCATTGAAAAAGGTGTAGCTTCAACCAAAGCTTTTGCTACTCAAGTTGCTACTTTATGGATGCTTGCGATCTATCTTGCACAAAAGGCAAGCTTAGATATGAGTAAAGAAATCAAAGCCCTAAGAAGCCTACCTAATATCGTTAAGGTTGAACAAAGTCTACATGAAAAAGTACATAGAATTTCAAAAAGATACTTGCATGGCCATGGCTTTTTCTTTATAGGAAGAGATGTGTTTTACCCATTAGCACTCGAAGGGGCTTTAAAATTAAAAGAAATTTCGTATTTACATGCTGAAGGCTATCCTGCAGGAGAGATGAAACACGGACCTATTGCTCTAGCAGATAGTGAACTTTTTACCGTTGCTTTAATGCCACAAAATTGTCTTTATGAAAAAACCAAATCCAATGTCGAAGAACTTGCCGCAAGAGATTCTACTTTGCTTGCCATCTCTCCACTTGACTTTGACTTGAGTGATGACTTTATTAAAACATCAAAACAAGAACACTATATGTGTGAATTTTTTGAAATGATGATAATCTTGCAACTACTAGCTCTAGAAGTTTCAATTAGGCTTGGTAATGATGTAGATATGCCAAGAAATTTAGCAAAAAGCGTTACCGTAGAATAA
- a CDS encoding nucleotidyltransferase — MQMQKIQKLKNSLKDYEAYCSRLFLKQGSFSFYHSKEIDRFIEDVYELTLSDFFDDFFPHNDKVPFCIIAIKQYARMNLSIKENVELLLIYKDIKAYNIKPLMKAFIASLNDINLNINYQICEINGLYNIAKNELKQNILQHRYICGSKILFKQIKEKINQAQDELKEDFALKILQEFNPFIQPLIKQEFDINKNFGGLDEQLDIENLNILFKDSPKNYMLNFINEKELSEFKLASDFLFSLKCAMNLLEGKNTNLFLIQNSQELASLMQKKEKKNLDLKSILIQKAMQSMQTCGIYTHFLARCIQEKHYKEYNFYKDQDDTLDILEQKDQLDLILNELLQLDDKPYNFDIKFVFALKRAQNNGENLELFKRILERNHSYSILKLLADANILKDFCKPLTQSKFLLEEEGIYSALDRALLCLKYFEAKNYDFEKNTLLIIKLTIILSAIHEENEISLANIYRAYVGKFQVENELLDFGLRLFKNFNTFKDIIEKEDIYNSTIVLNFISKLSDIKTLKILHLLSFCNAKALNIENHFYYKSLERLFQNALEGFEDENLIDESQRRVKKEQTLKRSKAFIELDEHTQNNITHIKSNLFFIKNSFEKIIKVTQIAQKENFIFWLDNQDNFTLELIMNRKNNIENILNALSSLNLIFMSFFELFDEKVYLKFEYSDIVSDNQKQSLENLLNAKLHLKVQKKAKKPNIKKDELKLDMNYSKSYAKITLNTKDQKGLMAYVMDVLARYDIILSAAKIQTIKERTRNVLILHKNESLQDHKDQILKSLISE; from the coding sequence ATGCAAATGCAAAAAATTCAAAAACTCAAAAATTCTTTAAAAGACTATGAGGCGTATTGCTCGAGGCTTTTTTTAAAACAAGGCTCCTTTAGCTTTTACCATTCTAAGGAAATTGATCGCTTTATAGAAGATGTTTATGAATTAACATTAAGTGATTTTTTTGATGATTTTTTTCCGCACAATGATAAAGTTCCATTTTGTATTATTGCTATAAAACAATACGCCAGAATGAACTTAAGCATAAAAGAAAATGTAGAATTACTACTTATATATAAAGACATTAAAGCATATAATATCAAGCCCTTAATGAAAGCATTTATTGCTTCATTAAACGATATCAATCTTAACATTAACTACCAAATTTGCGAGATCAATGGGCTTTATAATATCGCCAAAAATGAACTCAAACAAAATATCTTACAACACCGTTATATATGCGGATCTAAAATTTTATTTAAGCAAATCAAAGAAAAAATCAATCAAGCACAAGATGAACTTAAAGAAGATTTTGCATTAAAAATATTGCAAGAGTTTAACCCATTTATTCAACCTCTAATCAAACAAGAATTTGATATCAATAAAAATTTTGGCGGTTTAGACGAACAACTAGATATAGAAAATTTAAATATTTTATTTAAAGACTCACCTAAAAACTACATGTTAAATTTTATCAACGAAAAAGAGTTAAGCGAATTTAAGCTTGCGAGTGATTTTTTGTTTTCCCTCAAATGCGCTATGAATCTTTTAGAAGGTAAAAATACTAATTTGTTCTTAATACAAAACTCACAAGAACTTGCTAGTTTAATGCAAAAAAAAGAAAAGAAAAATTTAGATCTTAAATCCATACTTATCCAAAAAGCCATGCAAAGCATGCAAACATGTGGAATTTACACACATTTTTTAGCAAGGTGTATCCAAGAAAAACACTATAAAGAATATAATTTTTACAAAGATCAAGATGATACATTGGACATCTTAGAACAAAAAGATCAACTAGATTTGATTTTAAACGAACTTTTGCAGCTAGATGATAAACCTTACAACTTTGACATTAAATTTGTTTTTGCTTTAAAAAGAGCACAAAATAATGGAGAAAATTTAGAATTATTTAAAAGAATTTTAGAAAGAAATCATTCTTATAGCATCTTAAAGCTTCTTGCTGATGCAAATATCTTAAAAGATTTTTGCAAGCCTCTTACTCAAAGCAAATTTTTACTCGAAGAAGAAGGAATTTATAGTGCATTAGATAGGGCCTTGCTTTGCCTAAAATACTTTGAAGCAAAAAATTATGATTTTGAGAAAAATACACTTTTAATCATCAAACTCACTATAATTTTAAGTGCTATTCATGAAGAAAATGAAATTTCTCTAGCTAATATCTACAGAGCTTATGTGGGGAAATTTCAAGTAGAAAATGAACTTTTAGATTTTGGACTAAGATTATTTAAAAACTTTAACACTTTTAAAGACATCATAGAAAAAGAAGATATTTATAATTCTACTATTGTTTTAAATTTTATCTCTAAACTAAGCGACATTAAAACCTTAAAAATCCTACATCTTTTATCATTTTGTAATGCCAAAGCATTAAACATAGAAAATCATTTTTATTATAAAAGTTTAGAACGATTATTTCAAAATGCTCTAGAAGGCTTTGAAGATGAAAATTTGATTGATGAGAGTCAAAGAAGAGTTAAAAAAGAACAAACTTTAAAAAGAAGTAAAGCTTTTATAGAGCTTGATGAGCATACGCAAAACAATATTACGCATATTAAATCCAATCTCTTTTTTATTAAAAATAGCTTTGAAAAAATCATCAAAGTTACACAAATAGCACAAAAAGAAAATTTCATTTTTTGGCTTGACAATCAAGACAATTTTACTTTAGAACTAATCATGAATAGAAAAAATAATATTGAAAATATATTGAATGCTCTAAGCTCTTTAAACCTAATCTTTATGAGCTTTTTTGAGCTATTTGATGAAAAAGTTTATCTTAAATTTGAATATTCAGATATAGTAAGCGATAATCAAAAACAAAGTTTAGAAAATTTACTCAATGCCAAATTACATTTAAAAGTGCAAAAAAAAGCAAAAAAACCAAACATTAAAAAAGATGAATTAAAATTAGATATGAATTATTCCAAAAGCTATGCCAAAATAACCCTAAACACCAAAGATCAAAAAGGTTTAATGGCTTATGTGATGGACGTACTTGCAAGATATGATATCATCTTAAGTGCGGCAAAAATTCAAACAATAAAAGAAAGAACGCGAAATGTTTTGATTTTGCATAAAAATGAAAGTTTGCAAGATCATAAAGATCAAATTCTTAAATCCTTAATAAGCGAGTAA
- the mqnE gene encoding aminofutalosine synthase MqnE produces the protein MQTIIEKLENQERLNEEEANKLWDLELFTLGKYAQRIRTNLHGKKVYFNINRHINPTNICADTCKFCAFSAHRKNPNPYTMTHEEIMKIVDETVQRDTKEIHIVSAHNKNTSWQWYLEIFKMIKEKYPFLHIKALTAAEVDFLSRAFGMSYEEVIEKMLEYGVDSMPGGGAEIFDEEVRKKICHGKVSSENWLKIHKLWHEKGKQSNATMLFGHIESRENRINHMIRLRELQDQTGGFNAFIPLVWQQDNSFITGKKPLGSVEILKTLAIARIVLDNIKNIKAYWATMGINLAMVAQDFGANDLDGTIEKESIQSAGGAKSSNGLSMKTFVEMIQSSGYIAVERDSLYNELKTY, from the coding sequence ATGCAAACAATTATAGAAAAACTTGAAAATCAAGAAAGATTGAATGAAGAAGAGGCAAATAAGCTTTGGGATCTTGAGCTTTTTACTTTGGGTAAATACGCACAAAGAATTCGCACAAACTTACACGGAAAAAAGGTTTATTTTAATATCAATCGCCATATTAATCCTACCAATATATGTGCAGATACTTGTAAATTTTGTGCTTTTTCAGCGCATAGAAAAAATCCTAATCCTTATACTATGACACATGAAGAAATTATGAAAATTGTTGATGAAACGGTTCAAAGAGATACCAAAGAAATTCATATTGTTTCAGCACACAATAAAAATACATCGTGGCAGTGGTATTTAGAAATTTTCAAAATGATTAAAGAAAAATATCCATTTTTACATATTAAGGCTTTGACTGCTGCAGAGGTAGATTTTTTAAGTAGAGCCTTTGGTATGAGTTATGAAGAAGTAATCGAAAAAATGCTTGAATATGGCGTAGATTCTATGCCAGGTGGTGGAGCTGAAATATTTGATGAGGAAGTTCGAAAAAAAATTTGCCACGGTAAAGTAAGTAGCGAAAATTGGCTAAAAATTCACAAACTTTGGCATGAAAAAGGCAAGCAGAGTAATGCAACTATGTTGTTTGGGCATATAGAAAGTAGAGAAAATAGAATTAACCATATGATTAGATTAAGAGAGCTTCAAGACCAAACGGGTGGATTTAATGCTTTTATTCCTTTGGTTTGGCAGCAAGATAATAGTTTTATCACAGGAAAAAAACCTCTAGGTTCAGTAGAAATTTTAAAAACTTTAGCTATTGCAAGGATAGTGCTTGATAATATCAAAAACATCAAAGCTTATTGGGCGACTATGGGTATAAATTTAGCTATGGTGGCTCAAGATTTTGGCGCAAATGACTTAGATGGTACTATAGAAAAAGAAAGCATACAAAGCGCAGGTGGTGCAAAAAGTTCAAATGGACTTAGCATGAAAACCTTTGTGGAGATGATTCAAAGTTCAGGTTATATTGCTGTAGAGCGTGATAGTTTGTATAATGAGTTAAAAACATATTAG
- a CDS encoding NCS2 family permease translates to MDFFKLKEHKTDVKTEIYAGIATFLAMIYIIPVNANIMSHSGMPLEALIVATALVTIIATTFSALFSNTPVAMSVGMGLNAYFTFSVCNTYQVPWQSALGAVFLSGVIFTLLSFTNFRIWVIKSIPNDLRKAISAGIGTFIAFMGLVQMGIITKNEATLVGLGDFSSTKVLFGLFGLFLVFVFWAWKIKAAFILAVFVSALCAWIFGIDGAQFPEQILSLPVISGDNGLSAIFGKLDIQGALELSMIPVVLTFFVTQLFDSVGTITGVGSRGKIFDDPKQGEKKLGKTLGADAASSAMGAVVGTSTVTAFVESSAGVEAGGRTGLTALVTAICFVFTLFLLPVFKAIPANSIYPILVLVGVLMFMEVASINFKDKAIAVSAFFIIIMMPLTYSITTGFAFGFIAYLLMRLMQKEFDKINLGIIVLSAISLLVFLLQFL, encoded by the coding sequence ATGGATTTTTTTAAACTTAAAGAGCATAAAACCGATGTAAAAACTGAAATTTATGCAGGTATTGCTACTTTTTTGGCTATGATTTATATCATACCAGTAAATGCAAATATTATGAGTCATTCAGGTATGCCATTAGAAGCTTTGATTGTTGCAACAGCTTTGGTGACCATTATAGCAACGACTTTTAGTGCTTTGTTTTCTAACACTCCTGTGGCTATGAGTGTGGGTATGGGTTTAAATGCATACTTTACATTTAGTGTTTGTAATACCTATCAAGTTCCTTGGCAAAGTGCTTTGGGTGCGGTATTTTTATCAGGTGTTATTTTTACTTTATTATCTTTTACTAATTTTAGAATTTGGGTTATTAAAAGTATACCAAATGACTTAAGAAAAGCAATATCAGCAGGTATTGGGACTTTTATTGCTTTTATGGGTCTTGTGCAAATGGGAATTATCACTAAAAACGAAGCGACTTTGGTGGGCTTGGGAGATTTTTCCAGTACTAAGGTGCTTTTTGGTCTATTTGGCTTGTTTTTGGTTTTTGTTTTTTGGGCATGGAAAATTAAAGCAGCATTTATTTTAGCTGTTTTTGTGAGTGCTTTGTGTGCTTGGATTTTTGGTATTGATGGAGCGCAGTTTCCAGAACAAATTTTATCTTTACCCGTAATCAGTGGAGATAATGGCTTAAGTGCAATTTTTGGTAAGCTTGATATCCAAGGTGCTTTGGAACTTAGTATGATACCAGTAGTATTGACATTTTTTGTGACACAATTATTTGATAGCGTAGGTACTATTACTGGTGTAGGTTCAAGAGGGAAAATTTTTGATGATCCAAAACAAGGTGAGAAAAAACTAGGTAAGACCTTGGGAGCTGATGCGGCAAGTTCGGCTATGGGCGCAGTAGTTGGAACTTCTACTGTAACTGCTTTTGTGGAAAGTTCAGCAGGGGTAGAAGCAGGAGGTAGAACAGGTCTTACAGCTTTAGTTACTGCTATATGTTTTGTTTTTACTTTATTTTTATTGCCTGTGTTTAAGGCTATTCCTGCAAATTCGATTTATCCTATTTTAGTGCTTGTTGGGGTTTTGATGTTTATGGAAGTTGCAAGTATTAATTTTAAAGACAAAGCGATTGCAGTGAGTGCGTTTTTTATTATTATTATGATGCCATTGACTTATTCTATTACTACGGGTTTTGCATTTGGTTTTATTGCGTATTTATTGATGCGTCTTATGCAAAAAGAATTTGATAAAATTAATCTTGGTATTATTGTTTTAAGTGCGATTTCGTTGCTAGTATTTTTATTACAATTTTTATAG
- a CDS encoding phosphoribosyltransferase produces the protein MYYYAYEEFQKEIIPFTRKIKEEFNPDVLLAIARGGMTLGHFLAEGMGNRNLFSLNSIHYEDTQKLDTIKIFNIPDLSTYKKILLVDDIIDSGETMIEIKRVLMEKYPHLELKVASVFYKPSALLIPEFYIKEAKEWIDFFWSIKI, from the coding sequence ATGTATTATTATGCTTATGAAGAATTTCAAAAAGAAATTATCCCTTTTACACGTAAAATTAAAGAAGAATTTAATCCAGATGTTTTGCTTGCTATAGCAAGAGGTGGTATGACTTTAGGGCATTTTTTAGCTGAAGGTATGGGAAATAGAAATTTATTTTCTTTAAATTCAATCCATTATGAAGATACGCAAAAATTAGATACGATTAAAATTTTTAATATTCCTGATCTTAGTACATATAAGAAAATTCTTTTAGTAGATGATATTATTGATAGCGGTGAAACAATGATAGAAATCAAAAGAGTTTTAATGGAAAAATACCCTCACTTAGAACTTAAAGTTGCAAGTGTTTTTTATAAACCATCGGCATTGTTAATTCCTGAATTTTACATCAAAGAAGCTAAAGAATGGATAGACTTTTTTTGGAGTATTAAAATTTAG